From a single Okeanomitos corallinicola TIOX110 genomic region:
- a CDS encoding translocation/assembly module TamB domain-containing protein, with translation MSNSSKQDSQTPTTSSQRLRLMLLSRGSMALVSLLLLLLVGSIWWLRNFIKTELAPLAQENLTKALNRPLKLGEVTGFSLTGVKFAASSIPATPTDTDRATIESIDVSFNPWQLVTNRQIKLDVTLINPEVYIEQDSQERWITTILEPPGKPGIIKTDLDTLRFRNAKLVLVGNEKTNINLPSDQSPVPVVYSNLYGKAQLVDNNQAVKFDVTGKGDSGGSVFIEGNLQAQATLDGDLQVKAQDLSAADVSRLIPLPAYLQTGQINSDLQVKLIPDQPTLLDGNAVLKGVNLQIPEVPQKLLNTQGSVKFAGLSLELENIVSNYGKIPLTAKGIIDREKGFDLTANVNAVSVTNALETLKVKSPLPVSGVVKADLKISGNIDEPMLSGQVTNIKPAKIDKVDFEQVSSRFTLTSRDSLITLKDIQGKTTLGGEVKGTGKIQLGKVPQMDVNLIAQNVPGDAIAKLYNDTINSTLKVGTVTATAKLSGAAENVQTVVRWQAPEATYPASGETIINPDQTVDFRNVAINVAGNIIRGYGSYNRQNWQAVAEASGVKIEPFLKPEQLENISLGNAAFNGKLVVSGTSEKFQVTNIRSEGAGINIGGGRVNIARLQLEDKNFVADLIANNVRLGRILKQSLPILNNPIAGKFTIAGNTENFDLKTLGAVGEGSLTVGNGKITAKNIQVGNGSYKAQVAVNNVPVQKLADIPPQLTGILAGDFNVAGAVDSFQPENIQATGNARLNLAGGIVTASNIQVADGKYQAVVNSSGVQLNRLNQQLQGKFTSQLQVAGILGSTKLADLRATGQVQFSRGIPGINTPLNAALAWNGQQLTIPQARTPNINASGYIVANAQQPGIPEITQLNLNVQAQNYDLKQLPFNLPNAVNVAGTADFKGQITGKPTSPNVVGALALKDLQVQKFAFEPLLTGEVNIVSGKGSNIDIAGKKDRLAATLNANNQPTAFLVQWQQALATGEAQGDNWNVKVNQFPLQVLNFNLPSNPVLGKGVLAGFLSGDLQFNQKTLDAKGNIAIAKPQLGRIKGDNFATQFSYNNNTATITDGKFTKDESSYILNAAVKQTSQGPQIQAKVNLDKANIQDLLTVAQIFEIQDLQRGLTPPTYGTAADLTTNPRGLPEQTLLNQIQRLAEIDALLLAEEEKRVEFQPIPDLRDLKGILNGEIALNTATKNGLAINFKLRGQDFTWGREEEPSRFYRADKLIAEGGFEKGILRLQPLRIEAKNRLIALTGNIGGEQQSGKLIVENFPIQLLDRFVKIPLGISGNLNINAGLAGSMANPKSRGNLEITEGTLNQKPIQLALAGFSYSDGRLQFGSEFKAAGIEPLAIKGDIPYKLPFASVEPSNNQIQLDAKIENENLRILNLLTDQIAFENGEGNIDIKVRGTIKKPLVEGVATLNNATFVAQALPGKLTNVSGKATFDLDKVILESLQAQFSDGKIEAAGEIPIFNNQPIPEEKQLAVSLEKLILNLKGLYQGGASGNLAITGSVLKPGIGGKIELSNGQVLLTESSASALSQNNPQSSILAANKQNKIPDVDSGTVRLNNLIIKLGKNVQIASPPVFNFLASGELDVTGSLNDPIPAGTIRLDKGGVNLFTTQFKLARSYKHTAIFRRSQPRDPELDVKLIAKVLDGTQTTDLNRQLSTGLSALETVRVEAIVKGSARQLDKNLELRTSPSRSQTEIVTLLGGGFIDTQGRGDSTLGLINIAGSAVFNNFQGAFNQIGDAFGLSELRIFPTILSDNPEAGKSNSTLELALEAGIDISNIFSLSTIKILTASDPFQWGINYRINDEFRIRASTNLTDDSRTVIEYERRF, from the coding sequence TAAACAAGATTCTCAAACCCCAACCACAAGCTCCCAGCGCTTACGGTTGATGCTCTTGAGTCGTGGTAGCATGGCTTTGGTTTCGCTGTTGCTGCTATTACTTGTTGGTAGTATTTGGTGGTTAAGAAATTTCATTAAAACAGAGTTAGCACCCCTAGCACAAGAAAATCTGACCAAAGCTCTCAACCGTCCCTTAAAATTGGGGGAAGTAACAGGATTTTCCCTCACAGGTGTAAAATTTGCTGCTTCATCTATTCCCGCAACACCTACGGATACAGACCGGGCAACTATAGAATCAATAGATGTTAGTTTTAATCCTTGGCAATTAGTTACTAATCGGCAAATAAAATTAGATGTTACTTTGATTAATCCAGAGGTTTATATTGAACAGGATAGTCAAGAACGCTGGATTACTACTATTTTAGAGCCACCGGGGAAACCAGGGATTATTAAAACTGATTTAGATACACTCCGTTTTCGTAATGCCAAATTGGTATTAGTAGGAAATGAGAAAACAAATATCAATTTACCCAGTGACCAATCTCCAGTTCCCGTAGTATATTCAAACTTATATGGTAAAGCCCAACTGGTAGACAATAACCAAGCAGTTAAGTTTGATGTAACTGGTAAAGGAGACAGTGGTGGTAGTGTTTTCATCGAAGGAAATTTGCAAGCTCAGGCTACTTTGGATGGGGATTTACAAGTAAAAGCCCAAGATTTATCAGCCGCCGATGTCAGTCGTTTAATTCCCTTACCTGCGTATTTACAAACTGGACAAATTAATAGTGATTTACAAGTTAAATTAATTCCAGACCAACCAACTTTATTAGATGGTAATGCGGTTTTAAAAGGGGTAAATTTACAAATACCTGAAGTACCTCAAAAATTGCTTAATACTCAGGGAAGCGTTAAGTTTGCCGGGTTATCTTTAGAGTTAGAAAATATAGTTAGTAATTATGGTAAAATTCCTCTCACAGCTAAAGGCATAATTGATCGAGAAAAAGGCTTTGATTTAACTGCTAATGTTAATGCAGTGAGTGTAACTAATGCTCTAGAAACTCTCAAAGTTAAATCACCTTTACCTGTGAGTGGAGTAGTAAAAGCAGATTTAAAGATATCAGGAAATATTGACGAACCGATGCTTTCAGGTCAAGTTACTAATATTAAACCTGCCAAAATTGATAAAGTTGATTTTGAGCAAGTTAGCAGTAGATTTACTCTGACTAGCCGTGATTCTTTGATTACCCTTAAAGATATTCAAGGTAAAACTACATTAGGTGGGGAAGTTAAAGGTACAGGAAAAATCCAATTGGGGAAAGTACCACAAATGGATGTTAATTTAATTGCCCAAAATGTCCCAGGAGATGCGATCGCTAAACTCTATAATGATACGATTAATTCTACATTAAAAGTTGGTACTGTCACCGCTACAGCTAAACTTAGTGGTGCGGCTGAGAATGTACAAACTGTAGTCAGATGGCAAGCCCCAGAAGCCACATACCCAGCGAGTGGGGAAACAATTATCAACCCAGACCAGACAGTTGATTTTAGGAATGTAGCTATTAATGTCGCTGGTAATATCATCCGTGGTTATGGTAGTTATAATCGGCAAAATTGGCAAGCTGTAGCTGAAGCATCGGGAGTTAAAATAGAACCTTTTTTAAAACCAGAACAATTAGAAAATATCTCTTTAGGTAATGCTGCATTTAACGGTAAATTAGTTGTCTCAGGAACTTCTGAAAAATTCCAAGTCACTAATATTCGTTCTGAAGGGGCAGGTATTAATATTGGTGGTGGTAGAGTTAATATTGCACGTTTGCAATTAGAAGATAAAAACTTTGTCGCTGATTTAATTGCTAATAATGTCCGGTTAGGAAGAATATTAAAACAATCTTTACCAATTTTAAATAATCCCATTGCAGGGAAATTTACCATTGCTGGTAACACCGAAAATTTCGACCTCAAAACATTAGGTGCTGTGGGTGAAGGTAGCTTAACAGTTGGGAATGGAAAAATCACTGCTAAAAATATTCAAGTAGGTAATGGTAGTTATAAAGCTCAAGTTGCAGTTAACAATGTACCTGTACAGAAATTAGCAGATATTCCCCCACAATTAACAGGAATATTAGCAGGTGATTTTAATGTTGCTGGTGCTGTAGACTCTTTTCAACCAGAAAATATCCAAGCAACTGGTAATGCTAGATTGAATTTAGCTGGTGGAATAGTTACAGCCTCTAATATTCAAGTTGCTGATGGTAAATACCAAGCAGTAGTTAATAGTTCCGGTGTGCAATTAAATCGTTTAAACCAACAATTACAAGGTAAGTTTACCAGTCAATTACAAGTAGCGGGAATTTTAGGTTCGACAAAATTAGCTGATTTGCGTGCTACCGGTCAAGTGCAATTTAGTCGAGGTATTCCCGGAATTAATACTCCTTTAAATGCAGCATTAGCTTGGAATGGTCAACAATTAACTATTCCCCAAGCCAGAACACCAAATATTAACGCCAGTGGTTATATTGTCGCTAATGCACAACAACCAGGTATTCCCGAAATCACTCAATTAAACCTGAATGTGCAAGCGCAAAATTATGACCTAAAACAATTACCATTTAATTTACCCAATGCTGTAAATGTAGCGGGAACAGCAGATTTTAAAGGACAAATAACCGGAAAACCGACATCTCCAAATGTGGTAGGTGCGTTGGCTTTAAAAGATTTACAAGTTCAGAAATTCGCCTTTGAACCATTATTAACTGGTGAAGTTAATATAGTTTCAGGAAAGGGTTCAAATATAGATATTGCCGGGAAAAAAGATAGATTAGCTGCCACACTAAATGCTAATAATCAACCTACTGCCTTTTTGGTACAGTGGCAACAAGCATTAGCTACAGGTGAAGCACAGGGAGATAATTGGAACGTTAAAGTTAATCAATTTCCATTACAGGTTTTAAACTTTAACTTGCCTAGTAATCCAGTTTTGGGTAAAGGTGTATTAGCTGGGTTTTTAAGTGGAGACTTGCAATTTAATCAAAAGACATTAGATGCTAAAGGTAATATTGCGATCGCTAAACCCCAATTAGGTAGAATTAAAGGTGATAACTTTGCCACTCAGTTTAGCTACAACAATAATACAGCCACCATCACAGATGGCAAATTTACCAAAGATGAAAGTAGTTATATTTTAAATGCCGCTGTTAAACAAACTTCTCAAGGGCCCCAAATTCAAGCTAAAGTTAATCTCGACAAAGCCAACATCCAAGATTTATTAACAGTTGCTCAAATCTTTGAAATTCAAGATTTACAAAGAGGTTTAACACCACCAACCTACGGAACAGCAGCAGATTTAACAACCAACCCGCGAGGTTTACCAGAACAAACTTTACTGAATCAAATCCAGCGGTTAGCAGAGATAGATGCACTACTATTAGCGGAAGAAGAAAAACGAGTAGAATTTCAACCCATACCAGATTTAAGAGATTTGAAAGGAATTTTAAATGGGGAAATTGCCTTAAATACGGCTACTAAAAATGGATTAGCAATCAACTTTAAATTACGTGGACAAGATTTTACTTGGGGTAGAGAAGAAGAACCAAGTCGTTTTTATCGTGCTGATAAATTAATTGCTGAAGGTGGTTTTGAAAAAGGTATTTTACGTTTACAACCTTTACGTATCGAAGCTAAAAATAGACTCATAGCTTTAACTGGTAATATTGGTGGTGAACAACAATCAGGAAAATTAATAGTTGAAAATTTCCCCATTCAACTATTAGATAGATTCGTGAAAATTCCTCTGGGAATTAGTGGAAATCTTAATATTAATGCTGGTTTAGCTGGTAGTATGGCTAATCCAAAATCGAGAGGAAACCTAGAAATTACAGAAGGAACACTCAATCAAAAACCCATTCAGTTAGCTCTAGCAGGTTTTAGTTACTCCGATGGAAGATTACAGTTCGGTAGCGAATTTAAAGCCGCAGGAATTGAACCTCTAGCAATTAAAGGTGATATACCTTACAAATTACCTTTTGCATCTGTAGAACCAAGTAATAATCAAATTCAATTAGATGCTAAAATTGAAAATGAAAATCTCAGAATATTAAATTTACTAACTGATCAAATAGCCTTTGAAAACGGTGAGGGAAATATAGATATTAAAGTTAGGGGAACAATCAAAAAACCACTGGTTGAAGGTGTCGCTACCCTGAACAATGCCACATTTGTAGCACAAGCATTACCTGGGAAACTTACAAACGTTTCTGGTAAAGCAACATTTGATTTGGATAAAGTCATATTAGAAAGTCTACAAGCACAGTTTAGTGATGGTAAGATCGAAGCTGCTGGAGAAATTCCCATCTTTAATAATCAACCAATACCAGAAGAAAAGCAATTAGCTGTTAGCTTGGAAAAACTAATCTTGAATTTAAAAGGATTATATCAAGGTGGTGCTAGTGGTAATTTAGCAATTACTGGTTCTGTACTTAAACCGGGAATTGGTGGCAAAATTGAGTTATCAAATGGTCAAGTCTTACTAACAGAATCTAGCGCGTCAGCATTGTCTCAGAATAATCCTCAATCATCAATCTTAGCAGCGAATAAACAAAACAAAATCCCTGATGTTGATAGTGGTACTGTAAGATTAAATAATTTAATAATTAAGCTAGGAAAGAACGTACAAATAGCTAGTCCACCTGTGTTTAATTTCCTCGCATCCGGTGAGTTAGATGTGACTGGGTCTTTAAATGATCCCATACCAGCAGGAACAATTAGACTAGATAAAGGTGGAGTGAATTTATTTACCACTCAATTTAAACTAGCGCGTAGCTATAAACATACGGCAATTTTTAGACGTTCTCAACCCCGTGATCCTGAATTAGATGTTAAACTTATTGCTAAGGTGTTAGATGGTACTCAAACTACTGATTTAAACAGACAACTTTCTACAGGTTTATCTGCACTAGAAACAGTGCGAGTGGAAGCAATAGTGAAAGGTTCTGCACGTCAACTAGATAAGAATTTAGAATTAAGAACTAGTCCTTCCCGTTCACAAACAGAAATTGTCACTCTATTGGGTGGAGGTTTTATAGATACTCAAGGAAGAGGTGACAGTACATTGGGTTTAATTAATATTGCAGGTTCAGCGGTATTTAATAATTTCCAAGGTGCATTTAACCAAATTGGTGATGCTTTTGGTTTAAGTGAATTACGGATATTTCCAACTATTCTGTCTGATAACCCGGAAGCTGGTAAAAGCAATTCTACTTTAGAATTAGCATTAGAAGCAGGAATAGATATTTCTAACATATTTTCTCTTTCTACGATTAAGATTTTAACTGCTAGTGATCCCTTTCAATGGGGTATTAATTACAGAATTAATGATGAGTTTCGGATTCGTGCTTCGACTAATTTAACGGATGATAGTCGGACTGTGATTGAGTATGAGCGACGGTTTTAA
- a CDS encoding exonuclease domain-containing protein, translating into MDFVILDTEGKPNLTELAIVDSQGVVIYEGFCDTKIHGFQNVLNVKSLKTLLTEFLTIVQDKKIICHYAEHDIDILKRSFRQVGLPWQDLKQKLQFDCTWILTKDCFPNLESYSLEYLSKYFNLRANNQYFLPNMAHTASYDATFTYHLYRKIMIEHLKKQPNPFSSSRVDTPFQHHPDYADTYHREFQILQTALNNIKLDPNHQSKGVVVIGEPGSGKTHLMMRLANERLSSNRLLFIRQPNDAQSVLYHIYSRILESLVEKAGNLPQLDSLIINTFRKIVSLNNRDVKQKNIEILKALSDLEDNSINALGKENTQRKREYWQYIEKTINEWWMSNYAAGSFALSIIKGMVKYCSYTDYKYRNITTRWLAGNVLTDEEAETVGLPNWGEEISKEAFSLEAISVLGRLSTLDEPLIIIFDQLEGLGLAHNQEILLNFGEAIKEIFTHVPNSLIILNLFPDRWEKFQTIFDQSIIGRVSQYQVSLRQPTEAEVKSILKVKMQAVDITLEQLFSPEDLDDILAKKPIRAALNRAAKYYDYRVNNIPLPDERKPIRELDNDEKIEQQLKFLQQQQQISIEVLSQLIQAIKAPNSVDLSNLQDKLASYLSGETPIPVNPVIEYLIEHKTELEQKYDNPSIISDGDDVGKLRNIAEALTHIQSFKLTQYRLGKRVLPEHIVIEKGNQYHVIAFLEISGNPFTSRITNFNELVINNSQSKFDLIRDERQPDVTGKVGKERIQQLENSANGNFVLFNKKDRILFDLIYDLIISIYNKDLDIDLESALNFVTTHQEWYHWMFTKFGFTPPKK; encoded by the coding sequence ATGGACTTCGTTATTTTAGATACTGAGGGTAAGCCAAATCTAACTGAATTAGCTATTGTTGATAGTCAAGGTGTCGTGATTTATGAGGGTTTTTGTGATACTAAAATTCATGGTTTTCAAAATGTTTTAAATGTCAAAAGTCTTAAAACTTTATTAACAGAATTTCTGACTATTGTTCAAGATAAAAAAATCATCTGTCACTATGCAGAACATGATATTGATATTCTCAAACGTAGTTTTCGACAAGTTGGTTTACCTTGGCAAGATTTAAAACAAAAATTACAATTTGATTGTACTTGGATTTTAACTAAAGACTGTTTCCCAAATTTAGAAAGTTATTCTTTAGAATATTTGAGTAAATATTTTAATCTTCGAGCTAATAATCAATATTTCCTTCCTAATATGGCACATACCGCTAGTTATGATGCCACATTTACATATCATCTTTATAGAAAAATTATGATAGAACATCTCAAAAAACAACCTAATCCATTTAGTAGCAGTCGAGTTGATACACCTTTTCAACATCATCCAGATTATGCTGATACCTATCATCGAGAATTTCAGATTTTACAAACTGCTTTAAATAACATCAAATTAGATCCTAATCATCAAAGTAAAGGGGTAGTTGTCATTGGAGAACCCGGTAGTGGAAAAACTCATTTAATGATGAGACTTGCTAATGAAAGATTATCAAGTAATAGATTACTGTTTATTCGTCAACCTAATGATGCTCAATCCGTACTTTATCATATCTATAGTAGAATTTTAGAATCTCTAGTTGAAAAAGCAGGTAATTTACCTCAATTAGATTCTTTAATTATTAACACTTTTCGGAAAATAGTTAGCCTTAATAATAGAGACGTTAAACAAAAAAACATAGAGATATTAAAAGCATTATCTGATTTAGAAGATAATAGTATTAATGCTTTAGGTAAAGAAAATACTCAACGTAAACGGGAATATTGGCAATACATAGAAAAAACTATTAATGAATGGTGGATGAGTAATTATGCTGCGGGTAGTTTTGCTTTATCTATCATCAAAGGAATGGTTAAATATTGCAGCTATACAGATTATAAATATAGAAATATAACCACTCGTTGGTTAGCAGGAAATGTTTTAACTGATGAAGAAGCAGAAACTGTTGGTTTACCCAATTGGGGAGAGGAAATAAGTAAAGAAGCATTCTCTTTAGAAGCTATTTCAGTTTTGGGTAGATTATCTACTCTCGATGAACCTTTAATTATTATTTTTGATCAATTAGAAGGTTTAGGACTTGCTCATAATCAAGAAATATTATTAAATTTTGGGGAAGCTATTAAAGAAATTTTCACTCATGTTCCTAATAGTTTAATCATTTTGAATTTATTTCCTGATAGGTGGGAAAAATTTCAAACAATATTTGATCAATCTATTATTGGCAGAGTATCTCAATATCAAGTTTCTTTACGTCAACCAACAGAAGCAGAAGTTAAATCTATTCTCAAGGTAAAAATGCAAGCTGTAGATATTACCTTAGAACAACTATTTTCACCTGAAGATTTAGATGATATTCTAGCGAAAAAACCGATTCGTGCTGCTTTAAATCGTGCGGCTAAATACTATGATTATAGAGTTAATAACATTCCCTTACCAGACGAAAGAAAACCAATTCGTGAATTAGATAATGATGAAAAAATAGAACAACAACTAAAATTTTTACAGCAACAGCAACAGATATCAATAGAAGTTTTAAGTCAATTGATTCAAGCTATAAAAGCACCTAATTCTGTTGATTTAAGCAACTTACAGGATAAATTAGCAAGTTATTTATCTGGTGAAACTCCAATTCCCGTAAATCCTGTAATTGAATATCTAATTGAACATAAAACTGAATTGGAACAAAAATATGATAATCCATCTATTATTAGTGATGGTGATGATGTTGGTAAATTGAGGAATATTGCTGAAGCTTTAACTCATATCCAGTCATTTAAATTAACACAGTATCGTTTAGGAAAAAGGGTATTACCAGAACATATTGTTATAGAAAAAGGAAATCAATATCATGTAATTGCTTTTTTAGAAATTAGTGGTAATCCCTTTACGAGTCGTATTACTAATTTTAATGAATTGGTAATTAATAATTCTCAAAGTAAATTTGATTTAATTAGAGATGAACGTCAACCAGATGTTACTGGTAAAGTCGGTAAAGAAAGAATACAGCAACTAGAAAATAGTGCTAATGGTAATTTTGTTCTATTCAATAAAAAAGATAGAATTCTCTTTGATTTGATTTATGATTTAATTATCAGTATTTATAACAAAGATTTAGATATAGATTTAGAATCAGCTTTAAATTTTGTTACCACTCATCAAGAATGGTATCATTGGATGTTTACAAAGTTTGGTTTTACTCCACCTAAAAAATAA
- a CDS encoding ATP-binding protein: MMQETNNTSTLFPRLSDEVLQHLKEYGTEIDLEIGECLFREGDRSYDFHVVLDGEIIVTKKISGQEQTLATHQKGEFIGELSILTDADSIASGYATVASRILKLEQETFKQVIAKFPFLADIFISTLAARTKIVEQQLQQQEQLASLGKLSAGIAHELKNPAAAAARVADELLTRFQISQNLSLQLHQSGLNSQQLDFLSDFITQLQTIKNTKQFDILAQNHREDEITEWLEEHEVDPDGEMVSTLVDAGLDSQQLDNLSAQIPDNTLGIVVAWLAANLTTMGLIKEVKQSSDRISELVKSVKSYAHTNQAQLHQVDIHEGIENTLTMLRHKLKDGIKVIREYGQNLPVIQTSGSELNQVWTNLIDNAVDALEGKGNIFIRTSRNNKYVIVEIADNGPGIPPEIQSRIFEPFFTTKGVGKGSGLGLDIINDIVVKKHRGEIKLKSKPGNTSFQIFLPI; this comes from the coding sequence ATGATGCAAGAAACGAATAATACCTCTACTCTTTTTCCTCGGTTATCTGATGAGGTTTTACAACATTTGAAAGAATATGGAACAGAGATTGATTTAGAAATAGGTGAATGTTTATTTAGGGAAGGTGACCGCAGTTATGATTTTCATGTTGTTTTAGATGGGGAAATTATTGTTACTAAAAAAATTAGTGGACAAGAACAAACTCTAGCTACACACCAAAAAGGTGAGTTTATTGGTGAACTTTCAATACTCACAGATGCTGATTCTATTGCTAGTGGTTATGCAACGGTAGCTAGTAGAATTTTAAAATTAGAACAGGAAACTTTTAAACAGGTTATTGCTAAATTTCCCTTTTTAGCTGATATTTTTATTTCTACTTTAGCAGCTAGAACAAAAATAGTTGAACAACAATTACAACAACAGGAACAATTAGCATCTTTGGGTAAATTATCCGCAGGAATTGCCCATGAGTTAAAAAATCCCGCTGCTGCTGCTGCAAGGGTAGCTGATGAGTTATTAACTCGGTTTCAAATTTCACAAAATCTGAGTTTACAACTGCATCAATCTGGTTTAAATTCTCAACAATTGGATTTTTTAAGTGATTTTATTACTCAATTACAAACAATCAAAAATACCAAACAGTTTGATATTTTAGCACAGAATCATCGAGAAGATGAAATTACAGAATGGTTAGAAGAACATGAAGTTGATCCAGATGGGGAGATGGTTTCTACTTTAGTTGATGCTGGTTTAGATAGTCAACAATTAGATAATTTATCTGCTCAAATTCCTGATAATACTTTAGGTATTGTTGTTGCTTGGTTAGCTGCTAATTTAACAACTATGGGATTAATTAAAGAAGTTAAACAAAGCAGTGATCGCATTTCTGAATTAGTTAAATCTGTTAAATCTTATGCTCACACAAATCAAGCACAATTACATCAAGTTGACATTCATGAAGGAATAGAAAATACCCTAACTATGTTACGTCATAAGTTAAAAGATGGGATAAAAGTCATTAGGGAATATGGACAGAATTTACCTGTTATTCAAACATCTGGTAGTGAATTAAATCAAGTGTGGACAAATTTAATTGATAATGCTGTAGATGCTTTGGAAGGAAAAGGAAATATTTTTATTCGTACTTCCCGAAATAACAAATATGTAATTGTAGAAATTGCTGATAATGGACCGGGAATACCCCCAGAAATTCAAAGTCGCATTTTTGAACCGTTTTTTACTACTAAAGGAGTTGGGAAAGGTAGTGGGTTGGGTTTGGATATTATTAATGATATTGTGGTTAAGAAGCATCGGGGAGAAATAAAACTTAAATCTAAACCAGGAAATACAAGTTTTCAGATTTTTCTGCCTATATAA
- a CDS encoding ATP-binding protein: MLNIEDLKQVELFSTLTDDQLRWICEQGKEVWLQPGDYHRHTGDPAEQVFIMIDGEVQITQPVGTQEIVLVTYGAKTFFGELPILTGETTYWACGKAVQPCHILELDKDKFWQMLATMPSVTTSILQTMAQRVQELQSMSQQREKLAALGTMAAGLSHEMNNPMAAVRRGIGELQKLFPQLPSLVLQLSQQQFNQEQVEYLISLQTEVIERQKRATQLAPLAQCDLEDNLIDWLDDNNVNDGWKLASTLVSVGLKEKDLEKITQKVPTESLGDILAWLEATLAGLGLLSELEEGSNRVSELVKALQDYSYMDRAPVQEVNVHDGLESTLTMMQYKLPKGVIINRNYGNLPRISAYGSELNQVWTNLIDNAIDAIGNQGEITIRTKCENDIVLIEIADNGHGIPTEIQSRIFEPFFTTKSVGQGKGLGLDIVYRTVVSKHKGDVRVNSSPGNTCFQVRLPVEIKTGD, encoded by the coding sequence ATGTTAAACATAGAAGATTTAAAACAAGTAGAATTATTTTCCACCCTCACAGATGACCAATTGCGGTGGATATGTGAACAAGGAAAAGAAGTTTGGCTGCAACCAGGTGACTATCATCGTCATACAGGTGATCCTGCCGAGCAAGTTTTTATTATGATTGATGGTGAGGTACAAATTACCCAACCCGTCGGTACTCAAGAAATTGTTTTAGTAACTTATGGTGCAAAAACCTTCTTTGGAGAATTGCCAATTTTAACTGGAGAAACCACCTATTGGGCTTGTGGTAAAGCTGTCCAACCTTGTCATATTTTGGAATTAGATAAAGATAAATTTTGGCAAATGTTAGCCACCATGCCTTCTGTGACAACATCCATTTTACAAACAATGGCACAGCGGGTACAGGAATTACAATCTATGTCCCAACAACGGGAAAAATTAGCAGCTTTGGGAACAATGGCCGCTGGACTTTCCCACGAAATGAATAACCCCATGGCAGCAGTTAGAAGGGGAATTGGTGAATTACAAAAGTTATTTCCTCAATTACCTAGTTTGGTTTTACAACTTAGTCAACAACAATTTAATCAAGAACAAGTTGAATATTTAATCTCTTTACAAACAGAAGTAATTGAACGACAAAAAAGAGCTACTCAACTTGCACCTTTAGCACAGTGTGATTTAGAAGATAACTTAATAGATTGGTTAGACGATAATAACGTTAATGATGGTTGGAAATTAGCCTCAACTTTAGTTTCCGTTGGACTGAAAGAAAAAGATTTAGAAAAAATTACCCAAAAAGTACCTACTGAATCTTTAGGAGACATTTTAGCTTGGCTAGAAGCGACTTTAGCCGGGTTGGGGTTACTTTCTGAACTGGAGGAAGGTTCAAACCGTGTATCGGAGCTTGTGAAGGCATTACAAGACTATTCCTACATGGATCGCGCCCCTGTGCAAGAGGTGAATGTTCATGATGGCTTAGAAAGTACCCTAACAATGATGCAATACAAACTTCCCAAAGGGGTAATTATTAACAGAAATTATGGTAATTTACCGAGAATTAGCGCCTATGGTAGTGAGTTAAATCAAGTGTGGACAAATTTAATTGATAATGCCATAGATGCGATTGGTAATCAAGGGGAAATTACTATTAGAACTAAATGTGAAAATGATATAGTTTTAATAGAAATTGCTGATAATGGACATGGAATACCTACGGAAATTCAAAGTCGGATTTTTGAACCCTTTTTTACTACTAAAAGCGTCGGACAAGGTAAAGGTTTAGGTTTAGATATTGTTTATCGAACAGTAGTTTCTAAACATAAAGGTGATGTGAGGGTTAATTCCTCTCCTGGTAATACTTGTTTTCAAGTTCGTTTACCTGTAGAAATTAAAACAGGAGATTAG
- a CDS encoding PIN domain-containing protein, which produces MKILLDTNIIIDNALEREPFWNTSEQVLSLIEQEKIAGYISASTVSDLYYIIRKARGRNWTLNYLNQLLTFCQIATVNQAVITMAFTTNFKDFEDAIQYSTAVVN; this is translated from the coding sequence GTGAAAATCTTACTTGATACCAATATCATTATTGATAATGCTCTTGAAAGAGAGCCTTTTTGGAATACAAGTGAACAAGTTTTATCGCTAATTGAACAAGAAAAAATTGCAGGTTATATCTCAGCTTCCACTGTTAGCGATTTGTATTATATTATCCGTAAAGCTAGAGGTCGAAATTGGACGCTTAATTACTTAAATCAATTACTTACTTTCTGTCAAATTGCTACGGTGAATCAAGCTGTAATTACAATGGCTTTCACAACCAATTTTAAAGACTTTGAAGATGCCATTCAATACTCGACTGCGGTAGTTAATTAA